The following coding sequences are from one Xiphias gladius isolate SHS-SW01 ecotype Sanya breed wild chromosome 14, ASM1685928v1, whole genome shotgun sequence window:
- the pdca gene encoding phosducin a, producing MGAPSSVCQNVDVQATSRMSGPTQEEEDLPANHTGPKGVINDWRKFKLDSVDQTIPQNKRELLRQMSSHREDDKERLNRKMSVQEYELIQDEDERCLKRYRKQCMQEMHERLSFGPKFEAVHELESGEAFLEVIEKEHRLTLVVVHIYQHSVKGCEQMNSCLDCLASEYSSVKFCRIDAVTTGAAERFSPEVLPALLVYKAGELLGNFLAVTKHFSEDFFATDVEAFLNEYGLLPEKDFTACADDDDEGGDVE from the exons ATGGGAGCACCATCTTCAGTGTGTCAAAACGTTGATGTCCAG GCTACTAGTAGGATGTCTGGCCCTACCCAGGAAGAAGAGGACTTGCCTGCCAATCACACAG GTCCAAAAGGTGTCATTAATGACTGGCGAAAGTTTAAGTTGGACAGTGTGGATCAGACCATCCCTCAAAACAAGAGAGAGCTGCTAAGACAAATGTCCAGTCATCGAGAGGATGACAAGGAAAGACTCAACAGgaag ATGAGTGTTCAGGAGTACGAACTGATCCAAGACGAGGATGAGCGTTGCCTGAAACGCTACAGAAAACAGTGCATGCAGGAAATGCACGAGCGCCTGAGCTTCGGTCCTAAGTTCGAAGCAGTCCATGAGCTTGAGAGTGGAGAAGCCTTCCTGGAAGTCATAGAGAAGGAACATCGGTTGACCCTGGTGGTAGTTCACATCTACCAGCACAGTGTCAAAg GCTGTGAACAGATGAACTCATGTCTGGACTGTCTGGCTTCAGAGTACTCCAGCGTTAAATTTTGTCGTATCGATGCTGTGACAACAGGTGCTGCTGAGCGCTTCTCCCCTGAG GTTCTTCCTGCTCTGCTGGTGTACAAGGCGGGTGAGTTACTGGGTAATTTCCTGGCTGTTACCAAACACTTCAGTGAAGACTTCTTTGCAACGGATGTGGAGGCATTTCTCAATGAGTATGGCCTCTTACCTGAGAAAGACTTCACAGCATGTGCTGATGATGACGATGAGGGAGGGGATGTGGAATAg